A stretch of DNA from Arachis hypogaea cultivar Tifrunner chromosome 19, arahy.Tifrunner.gnm2.J5K5, whole genome shotgun sequence:
aaaacaaaaaaaaagtaaaaatatatttttttattataaaaataacaatgaaacatcattcacttttttttttatggttaagtaCTGGCCATATTGTTTAAAAGTGCTGGTCctagactttttttttaataatatatcaaAAAAATGATGTAAATATAGTTTCTTATTCTTTAGCAGTTTAGCCTCATTTTTCGCTGGTCAGATGATATGAACAATATAATTGAATAGTAACATATAAAACATTATTCTAACTTTAATCAAGTTGAATGCAATGTTACATCCTCCTTGACATTTTGTTGCCTAAACTAAACAGGTGGACATCAGTGTAATAAAGAGGAAGAATGTGTACTTGATCATATCCACCCTTGACATCACGGATGAAGAAATCTCAGTTCTGAGGCCAGTTTATGATTACACCAAAAGTCATGATCAGTACAAGATCGTGTGGATTCCGGTGGTGGAAACGTGGACGGAGCAATTGCGGAAGAAATTCGAGGCTCTGATGACAAAGATGCCATGGCTTGTGGTTACGCACTTTGGAAGCATTGCAGGGTACAAGTACATCAGGGAGGAGTGGCATTTCAAGAAGAAGCCTTTGGTTGTGACGCTGAACCCTCAAGGCAAGGTGCTTCACTCCAACGCCTTCTATCTCATCCATGCCTATGGAATGAAGGCCTTCCCCTTCACCATTGGCGATCAAGAAAGGATTGACAGAGAAATTCATTGGGTTAGTTATGTTGTCGGCGATGTTCACCCCGCGGTAACTGCCTGGGTAAGTAATAAATGTTAtgaaatcttttttctttttaataatttaaacagAAATATGAATGATTAGTGTTTGTGGTTATGATAAATACCTTGACTAAACAGTTTTAGCAACATTAAAATTAAAGTGatagtttttttatatttattttttaaattaaaaatgttgtTAAGTAATAAAAAACATTACTTTAATTCTAATTTGCTAAAATTGTATAATTATCGCATCCATTATAACAATAAATACTATGTCtctcctaaaaatttaaaatattaaaaaatatataaaaataaaaagattctatttaaaaatattttgataattataattatattaattataaaataaaattaaaattaaagtgatACTTTTTTTAGTAACATTTTTTGAAACATAGACACcattaattatattttgaataaaatccGATTTACTATGTGATGTAGATTCAACAGCACAAGTACATCTTCTTCTATGGAGGCAAAGACAGAGAATGGATCGAACAGTTCACAAAGTACGCAACCATACTTGTAAACGACGCTACCCTAAAGTCCGCAAACATTTCAATAGAATTGTTCTGCGTGGAGAAGCAAGACAAGAGCCTTCTAAGCCGCTTCTGGAGCGGAATTGAGAGCGTGTTCGTCACCAAGTATCACAGGACCGTTGATGCGGTCACACAAGAAGTGCAGAGGATGCTCTCCTACAAGAACGAGACAGGGTGGGTCCTACTCACCAAAGGCTCCTCCGTGGTTCTTAGTGGCCATGGAAACACGGTGTTGAAGACGGTTGCGGAGTTTGAGAAGTGGAAGGAGATTGTGATCAGGAAAGGGTTTGAGTTCTCATTTAAGGAGTATCATGAGAAGATTGTGCGCACTACTCACCGCTGCTCCCACCTTGAGATTCCTAACGTCGCCGGAAAGTTGCCAGAGACTATAAAGTGCCCTGATTGCCCCAACACTATGGAGATTTACATCAGTTACAAGTGCTGCCACACTGGGTACACCGCTAATGACAAACACTAGCTACCTATATTGAGAGTTGAATCAGTTGTTTGAGTCTTGGTTTATGTTTCTTTCATTTCATGCATGTATCTGTGTTCACTCTTCAGGCTTTGAAACCCTTTAAGAGAGAGCTAATCCTATGGTTTCCTTAGTGGTTGTGTCATGTGTGTGAGGATTAAATTTCTCTTGAGAAATAATTAACTACATACATATGCATGGTTGTGTCACTTCAGAAATTGTGTGTTTCTTTCTAGCTATGTAATGTATGTTGCCGCGGTCAAATTTCATGCAAGTTTTAATATTGAAGCTTAGCTTCTTCTCATATTGTTTATTTGCATATATTCAAATTCTATATATCATCAAAGTCTGATTGTAATATTTAAAATACTATGAGAGGTTATTTCTTTTAATACGCATTATTTTCATTTCTAGAATTCAAACTAATAAAGATTATTTCTATTAAAAAAGAAGATTGTTTATTACTTGATCAACTTAATATTTAAATTTCGATATTTAAACTGAATTTATTTGTATTATTATCTATTAGTTATTTAATAAGAAATTTTTGCCAATAGAAACCATGCATATAATGAATTGTGGAATAGAGTAATTAGTTTTAGTCTAATCCTAATCTAATCATAACCATGGATGTTAGTAACAATTTTGGTTACATACATATTTATGGCTATGGATGTAACATTAATTCTATTGAGATTAACTATTAAAATCCCTTATTCGTACAGGAAAATTTTTAAGTGTTCCGTTTACTTTATTGGAATACCAGTGTACCACGTACCATCAGGTTGTGGGTTTTGAAAAATAAACAATAGGAAAATTATCAGTTGTTCCACTCTACTTGACTATAACATCAATGTTCTCAATACGGACAGGTCAATCCGTTATATTTGTCGTttagcaaaataaaaaattataatatggtCTTTTTAATGTCTAGTAGAAAAGTCTAATTTAATTAGATAGTAACATTATTTGGTGATAAATGAATTAACTAATTCGGCGAGGCTTCTCTAGcaaatatacatattttataagGAATGAAATTCCCTCGTGAGCCCGCTGTACTCGGTTTTAGAGTGGTATCAAAGAGAGTTTATTGGGAAAGATAGATGATGGTATCAAGGATACCCGTGTTCCATGAATCCGAAGGTAAAAAATGCCATTAGAAGAAAAGATTACCGCTCCGGCAATGTTATTTGAGAAGTGGGATATTATTTAAACCGACAAAAATTTAGTGTGATAGTTGGCTATCCGAGGTTAGTAAGGCAGATAAATGGTTATGAGAAATGATAAATATAATGtagttaatttttctattaatgTTGGGTGTTTTTTTAGAAATTTAGTTGTTGTATGTGCAATATTTTTGGGATTAGGTTTTTCCCATATGAGAGTTGTTTAATGGGAATAATGCGTGAATGtaaaaaacttcattttcaagTATAATGTTTGGATTTGAagtgttaagtttggtgtttgcatTGAGTATTTGGTTTTATGGCCATAAGTTGAAGTGATAATAGCGCAATGTGTGAGTCATGTTTTAACCTGATATATTGTACTATTTTCGTGGCCATTAGGGTTGTTTAAGATGTAgtttgatttgattagttttgtaTGTTTAGTAGTTTGGGGTATTTGGAAAGTATATTGCAGCCATAGACACAACtagaaaattacttaatacaaacaGATTTACAGATAGATttggtctttattacagacgaatttttggtTACTAACGAAATTACCgatggattttgtccctctgtaaaagcctcgtcgaaaattatttaccgacagattttacCAATTAGAGACAGATTTTCCCTCGGTAAATTCTTCCCTCCATTTCCCTGGAATGTCAAACTTTCTGACAGATTTTTCGTCAGTAATTAGAGACATTTTTCGACGAATTTTCCGTCGGTAATTAGAAACAGATATTTCGACGAATTTTTCGTCAATAATTAGAGACAgattttccgacggatttttcgtcggtaattagCAACATATTTTCCGATAGATTTTTCGTTGGTAATTGGAGCCTTGGaaaaccattccaaactctgAATACAaacagaaaatctgtctgtaaatccatcagtaaggtaaaatattttttttttaattttttcattgcaaaataaacctattttcatacaaaataaatataaatgtaataaatacaaatttttatctaatttgtattcgaatatttataatattttaaaaaataagcaaattcatcgtattatcaaactaaaagaaaagtactataaacaagcaagtcaatataattcaaaacataaacaaagtatATGGATACATTAACTATAATTCTTAAtatattgttcaaccatactaaaactaTCAGTTATAGTCTTTAGTGTgtcatcttcattctcatcatcatcatagtccTCATCCGAAGAGATTGAGGGTGGTGGCAGTGACGGTGGTAGTGGGACAGCACTGAAACTACAAAATTCAATCATAGTCCTCATTTGAAGATCTCTATTTCAACTTGCAAACATGCAGAAATCTAAAATCATGCCTTTCCTGCTGAAACAAAGAGATGCATCTTTTCTGCAACCACAGCTTTCATGGCTTCCTTTGCAAAAGCCATAACATGAACTAGATCTTTCTGTGGAGTAACGAGGGAATCCATGTAAGCCTTTCTTACTTTAGTATTAACATTGAACTTTCTAACACCAAGGTTTATGCATTCCTGTCAAGAATTAAAGAGGGGATTGGCACTATAAATTGTTAAAATAAGGATAATGTGTTGCATGGTTAGGGTAACTTTCAAATATTATAATGTATGCCAATTTTGTAACTTATGCTCAATGCACAAAGCATGCTAAAATTTAATTCGACGGGTAAAATCATAAAATGGAAAAACACTGAGAATCACGACGAATCGCAATTATAACGGTAACTTAACAAGTTCTTTGGATAAGCCGGTGTtgggtttttctctcctttgtgaggcccaagcccaacattttgaGGGTGTCTCTTGCACCCATTGTGCCACAACCCTAGTTCAGATTTTTGGGGTCATTGAGAGTGAGTGAGAgtagccaccaagtgagagagaagggGAAAAACAAAATTCCCGtttttgcccaaagcagtaaatttcaaatatcagtttctcagttgttcaccgttggatcggcttgaaatttaaacgGCATGTTCTTATCAtgttgttcttcattctggtcggtggagatgttgattggagattttcagtgagagaaattggcttcgcaagagagaaattaggtttcccgtttttacacagagcagcaattttggaacggtagtttctcattctttcaccgttggatcgacgtgaaatttgaactgtagattcttcacatcttgttcttcattctggacggtggagattttaattggaggtctacagagagagaaattggcttcgacagcagctctattttttgggtatatttcatcttcttgcttttcatttgtgagctttggtgctttgatgttttggctggttatatgcacatttttgtgctttgtttgagactctcttgtacctcatttgattatagtggagctatttcattggtctggacgactcgtggtttttacctctcaccttgagggggttttccacgttaaaatctcggtgtgttcttattattgctttacttgctatatttgcttgttatagttgctgccatattatgttgtgagtgcttccatattgtttttgtgttggacatttgtgtcgtttccgctgctaggctctttcatactggcatcagagcttgttggtatttttctgggcttgtgagtttgtgaacaatggaagctaatactaatactagtaggatgatcactcttaatggtcctaattatgatttgtggaagtcaaaaatggaagatttgctttatgtcaagaattttcatcaaccagtttttggtacagagaagcctaatgataaatctgatgatgattggactttgttgcatagacaagtctgtggatatattaggcagtgggttgacgataatgtgttgaaccatattattggagagacacatgctcggaCTCTTTGGATTAAActtgaacagttgtatgctcgaaaaactgggaataacaagatgtttttgatcaagcagttgttggctttgaagtatacagatgggacatcaatgacagatcacttgaataatttccaaggaattatgaatcagttatcttccatgggtatcaagtttgatgaagaggttcaaggattgttacttcttggctccttaccagactcgtgggaaattctcagaatgtcattgtccaattctgctcctgatggtgtaatctctatggatcttgccaagagcagtgttttgaatgaagagatgagaagaaagtcacaaggtacatcgactacacattcagatgttcttgtttctgagtctag
This window harbors:
- the LOC112780090 gene encoding protein SIEVE ELEMENT OCCLUSION B; translation: MATKHSLMTILNKNVQTQSPLTMSDEQILEQIYSTHVHSDTKFDVQSLFTLVDNTLKRSTSIVDNVVQGSKTSTVELHAEDKNAEPNFNSPLCTLKQISHEMSCKPPGEEIAHKTTVAILNKLSNYEWDAKAVLTLASFALEYGEFWLLAQQQPTDLLAKSVAVLKRVPLLARPAAVQKHREAIIELNNLVKTTLQVIELIFALEKLTSYDTKDVPALLPAIEQIPVDVYWSIITVVAIVTQIDCLTTQSEHKQELSHYGQKINIILSKLRKQITLCNLQIEEAEYIRKLRKLFQTPVEIMEVFRFLIFPKDAPQQLFDCATKTTVDISVIKRKNVYLIISTLDITDEEISVLRPVYDYTKSHDQYKIVWIPVVETWTEQLRKKFEALMTKMPWLVVTHFGSIAGYKYIREEWHFKKKPLVVTLNPQGKVLHSNAFYLIHAYGMKAFPFTIGDQERIDREIHWVSYVVGDVHPAVTAWIQQHKYIFFYGGKDREWIEQFTKYATILVNDATLKSANISIELFCVEKQDKSLLSRFWSGIESVFVTKYHRTVDAVTQEVQRMLSYKNETGWVLLTKGSSVVLSGHGNTVLKTVAEFEKWKEIVIRKGFEFSFKEYHEKIVRTTHRCSHLEIPNVAGKLPETIKCPDCPNTMEIYISYKCCHTGYTANDKH